The following is a genomic window from Xenopus laevis strain J_2021 chromosome 2L, Xenopus_laevis_v10.1, whole genome shotgun sequence.
CTTTTGCAATTACATTATTCAGTTCTTTTTTCCTCTGCTGCAAAAACTCCATAGTCTTTAGAGCTTTAACAATATCCTCCTCATTTACAGAGTCTTTAGAGGTGGAGACCCCAGAAAAGTCTTTAGAGACACAGTCTGTAGCAGCAACAGTCTCATTAGTggaaaccccctcccccacacagaCAATTAAGGAAAAGTCAGTTTGTTTGTTACCTGCAGATTTCTCCTCCAGCACCTGTAAAGCCACAGTCTCTGCCAGGTAGCCACAGTCCATGCTTGCCTCCATTCCTCCCTCTGCTGAAGCTGCAGTAGCAGTCGGTGCCATTTGTGGGGGGGTTCCCTGATTCTTTGCTGGAATCTTTCCTTTCTTACTGTCTCTGCTGGACTCTCTGCAGCTTTCACTGGGTGGGCAGAGCTTCCCCTTTGCTGTGCACAAGCTTGTCTCTGCTTCCAAAATGGCGTCCTCCTTTCCAAGCACATGGCCCGCCTCCATTACAGCAGTGCAGCTGGTACCTGCTTTCTCCCTcagctgggggtcactgtccATAGCAGCAGCTGCTTGTGTGTCAGTACAGCCGCTTGTACCTTCCTTTTCCCCAGGCAAAGCACTGCTCCCCTCTGCTCCCTGACTGATGCAAGTACCAGACCAGGGGCTCCAGTCTGCGCTGGCCACAGGACTTTCCTCCTCCATAGCTATGGGGGACCTGCTTGTTCCTTGGGGGGTGCTCTCTGGGACACAAGTAGCTTGGGATTCACCAACCTTTGCTGAAGCTCCAGATGTAGAGACTTGTAGTTCCGCAACATGTTGCACAGGGGGCTCAGATGCCGCAAACCCAGACAGACTTGACTCAGGGACCTCATCCAGCTTTTCTTCCTCCTCACTCTCCACAGACACCTCTTCCATCTCCTCCTCCTTTGGCAAAACTTTCCCTTTCTTGTTTACTTTCTTTACAGTAgcagccattttcttttctgcaccaACCACAGCTTTCTAGCTCACTGCTCGCCTGCTGGATCCCAGCCTTGCTCGGGTATTCATtgcccctgcttcctctgttgggGGCAACTTCTtacccatttccaaaaaaaaaaagtaaataaataaacaaaaatgaaaagtaaaggcTATAAAGCCGCAAAAACAGCTGAGGAATCCCtacggggatcagataggatctgtgcagccactgggacagaatgctctgttatacagatagctagaacctGCTTgtctgtatgagcccttagtgatcttagatgaatctctgctcaaagaattgaaggccttgtaaattaatttgaatggtctgacacTTCCGTACTTAGCACATGGTATAGTATAGCACACACAACCCccactccttccttgttgtttGGACCCTATTGTGCATTCCTGTGTCTAGGAGTTTGGTACTAATTATATCTAAGCAGTACTGACCATTAAATGCACTcagctcatttgcatttaaaaagcacaatggtttgtttatattacagtgtttacatatgtaggacttttgttggggggaaggtctgttaaaggagaagaaaattccATGTGATTTAATATAGGCCCTGAAATTttaagtaaacagaggcccaaacagccccccagcagtacactaaatagtgagtgtctaagGCAGGAGTGCCCAGGACGTCAATCGCAGTCTACCAGTCGATCCCCGTCCTGTTCCTGGTAGGCCGCAACCTGCTATTAGTTTCAATGGCGTGTTAAAAtatgcaacatttacatttacttccAGTGATATGGCTGTGTCCCCCCCGAAAAAAATCAATGAGCATGTGAATATGAATTCTAGGGGGAGGGGGAATGGGATGGATTTAGAGGTCTCTCCTTAGCATGGGGAAGGGGACAGAGTGGTGGTTATTGTAATCTCAGTACACCAGGAAGCAAGAGATCACATACACTGTGCCGGCCGGCAAATGCAGTCTGGTGATTGGCAAAGGCggtgaaaatatcaaaaacataaaccAGCAGTCAGGGGCTTATGTGGAGCTGCAGAGAAACCCCCCTCTTAACACAGACCGTTAAGACCCAGGTGTCAGGATATTTATCATCCAGGGTGTAAAATCACTGCTGTGTTCAGGATATTGCCAGGGGTTCTATACAAACTTAAAtagatgtatgcattttttttataattatttatttgtttttattggggggaaagtactcaaccaagtattttaATGCAGTAATTTGCAGATTACCACAATGCCCATtcatttattagttatttagattCTGGCTTTTCTTAACATAGGGACATCACGGTTCCCTGCACTCAACGTGATGAGAGAATTTAGCTTGATCTGTTAGAGCGCGCCAGACGGACAATCCATTCTGGCTCTATCTATACCCTGATAGTGTAAATTGAGGGTGCCACTATGTCTTATCAATCCTTGTGTGTTTTAATAGGATTCAGTTAAGGTTCTGTTACATtgaaaattttacttttgaacataaattagagggaaaaaaaaaaaaaaaatactctgggAATTGAACACTAAACCCACTGGTCAAAGGCAGGGACTTAATCCACTAAGCCACCACATatactgtgtacaggtatggatcgCATTAGCTAGCGCTTGgcgacatctagtggccacataCTTGTATTACATGCTGGTAAACTGGATGAATGTGATGTGGAAATGCAGCACAACGCACTTATCTAACGTTATAGCGTGCCAGATGTACCAtccattctggctccatctgtaaCTTGCTTCTTTCTGCGACTTTAGGTCAGTCCTGcgacaatcctgttgcaggaccgacatgacagccccccagccttattaatttaaaaagagaaaagaaaagtaaaaccccGTATGTCTTTATATTCTAGAATCACTTAAAGGAGTTCACACTTCTGCCAATAATTAACTAAAAACCTCAAAAGTGCCTGTGCTTATCTATATGAAGATCACcaaaagtgctatgtgctaaatTATGTTATACGGtcaaattaataaaattgcaattcATTAATCATTCTAatacatcaattttaattaatagtggattaaacattctaatacatcaattttaattaatagtgatactttataaaaaacaccaattgaattcaattaataagaccaattttaaaattattacctATGTAATTAATCCTATGGCCTGTTATAATACAAGGTATTAAAGATAGAGACAAACCTCTAAAGTGCATTAGTGCTAATTAATTAACCACCATAATTACCCCCAGGGGATTTAATtaacaacaataaataaatgaataaattgtgTGTATAAATTCCACAAAAGCTAAGgtaaaattgttgaaaaacaCATGCTCCTTTCACAGGACTTCAACCTTATCAGTTGATTGGCAGGATATACAATGTAACAACAGATTCAAGAATTGTATCACATTCACACTTGTAATATATTAAGATTAGAATTGGAAGAAAGAGATAGTGGTGGAGTCATCCCATTTGTTACTGTCTGGTCATTTTGCTATCTAGACCCTGGGATTACCACAAGTAAAGAAGGCAGAACGTGgggaactgtggtctcaaaaATACCTTTTCTAACTTGAATTGTTTTCTGTCTttccttaaaaaaacacaaattccccACGTCTTGTGAAAAGGAAGAAAGGATAAAAAGGAGTTTGCTAATCGGTAACtcctgtaattaatgtaaaagaGTAAGGATAAGAGATCtatttaaaattcaataatagagagagagtgaaCCACGCCTAAGAGTGAACCCAGCTTTGTTGCCTAGGGggctctgcagaggcggctaaagcactgatttctgccagaacgtactaggtacgttcttggcagttaaagcccttgcctgctaGAATttacagcgtacgtgcttggcaggcaaagggttaaaggcattatcagaatcagccatcacaacaacacctggcagggcattccacaacctcactgtcaggaaaatgttatttttctctagtctgaaggggtggcctctgatgcAGTGATCtttttcatgggtaaaaaggtcccttgctatttgtctataatgtcctctaatggacttgtaaagtgtaatcatgtcctctcgcaaGAGTCTATTTCTAGCAAAAACAACCTCAACACTGATAATTTGGAAGAGGCACAGACAGAGCAAGAAGCAATAAAGTCTTTGATATCTTTTCGCATTGAAAGCCACCAAACCAgagcacaggagctgcagacaggaccactggcacaggagctgctgacgggaccgctggcacaggagctgcagacgggaccgctggcacaagagctgcagacgggaccgctggcacaagagctgcagactggagggctggcaccggggctgcagactggagggctggccccggggctgcagactggagggctggcatgAGAATGGACAGAGGCaactttcggggagccggcacgggAACAGGCAGCTTTTGGGGAGCCGGCAcgggaacaggcagctttcggcCCTTGAACCTAGTGGTAAATGCGGTAGGTATTTCATCCTCATCCGATTCCACATCTTCCCAATCTTCCTCAtcagaaaaatctgtacagtCCTCTTCAATAGAGAAATTCTCCAAATCTTCCTCATCCGATATATTCCCGCAATCTACTTGGAAAGAATCTTCTACCTCTGAATCTTCATAGGAAAAGGTAGTAACAGGTTGACAGGTACTTGGTCTTTGTAACTTGgagcaaaaattagaaaaccttGGAACAGGAGGGGTGAGCTGGAAAGGCTTGGTTTGTTTAACAGAAGAAGAATCCttggaagaaaataaattggAAGCAACTGGCCACAAATCTCCGGTGAATGTTGCCTTTAGAAAAGATAGAAAGGAACAGGGGTCCTCTAAAAAATGAGCTTTTTCATCAACACATGCCTCAGCCCACTCCAAGGCCTTACCTcccaaaagaaacagaataattaACTTGCTTTTCATATTATCAGGGGCTTCTTTGACAAATGGAACCATAGAAAACTTGCACAAATCAAGTAGATCATGAAAGGAATCATCGTCACCCTCATACCTTTTAATGGAGGAAAGCCATTCTGCAGATTGTTGTAGTTCAGACTGTACAGCAGAGGTGTCACCAGCAGGCTCCTGATTAAATGGCTTGATCAttctgtcaggcttggccacaggtgagtggctggtagttaggagccttggtgctgtataacacgagtacagcgggtatttgaggttttgataggccggaaacatgttatgcagaagagtattttaataatgaaaagtatgacaatataacagatgaacaaaagataaaaaataatataagttcttacaccggTCGGTGGTCAaaggcaggcaacaataaagcaagtccgagaaac
Proteins encoded in this region:
- the LOC121399971 gene encoding uncharacterized protein LOC121399971 — its product is MAATVKKVNKKGKVLPKEEEMEEVSVESEEEEKLDEVPESSLSGFAASEPPVQHVAELQVSTSGASAKVGESQATCVPESTPQGTSRSPIAMEEESPVASADWSPWSGTCISQGAEGSSALPGEKEGTSGCTDTQAAAAMDSDPQLREKAGTSCTAVMEAGHVLGKEDAILEAETSLCTAKGKLCPPSESCRESSRDSKKGKIPAKNQGTPPQMAPTATAASAEGGMEASMDCGYLAETVALQVLEEKSAAKITEEEVKLAIESLQNKKAPGPDGLTSEFYKKGWSTFGAVFTIREALELCKAHRWGKYFLCLDQPLIG